In a single window of the Streptococcus ilei genome:
- a CDS encoding ROK family glucokinase yields MSKKIIGIDLGGTSVKFAILTQEGEIQEKWSIKTNILDEGSHIVPDIIASIQHRLELLNLLAEDFIGIGMGSPGAVDRFEGTVIGAYNLNWKTLQPIKKDIESALGIPFFIDNDANVAALGERWKGAGENQPDVVFMTLGTGVGGGIVAEGKLLHGAGGVAGELGHITVDFDRPFDCTCGKKGCLETVASATGIVNLTRRYADEYAGDAELKRLIDDGEDVTAKTVFDLAKDGDDLALIVYRHFSQYLGIACANIASVLNPANIVIGGGVSAAGQFLLDGVQKVFDENTFPQVRTSTQLVLANLGNDAGVIGAASLVLQ; encoded by the coding sequence ATGTCCAAGAAAATTATTGGTATTGACTTAGGTGGAACATCTGTCAAATTTGCCATTTTGACGCAAGAAGGTGAAATTCAAGAAAAGTGGTCTATTAAGACCAACATCCTCGACGAAGGAAGCCACATCGTTCCTGATATCATCGCTTCCATTCAACATCGCTTGGAACTATTAAACCTTTTAGCAGAAGATTTCATAGGAATCGGAATGGGATCACCTGGTGCAGTTGATCGCTTCGAAGGAACGGTTATCGGGGCCTACAACCTTAACTGGAAGACTCTTCAGCCAATCAAGAAAGATATTGAGTCTGCCTTGGGAATTCCTTTCTTCATCGACAATGACGCTAACGTTGCTGCCCTTGGTGAACGTTGGAAAGGTGCTGGCGAAAATCAACCAGACGTCGTCTTCATGACACTTGGTACAGGTGTTGGTGGCGGTATCGTGGCGGAAGGAAAACTCTTGCACGGTGCTGGTGGTGTAGCTGGTGAACTTGGCCATATCACAGTAGACTTCGATCGTCCATTTGATTGTACCTGTGGTAAGAAAGGTTGCTTGGAAACAGTAGCTTCAGCAACTGGTATTGTCAATTTGACTCGTCGCTATGCAGATGAATATGCAGGAGATGCAGAGTTGAAACGCTTGATTGACGATGGTGAAGATGTCACAGCTAAGACTGTCTTTGATTTGGCTAAAGATGGGGATGATTTGGCCTTGATTGTCTACCGTCATTTCTCTCAATACTTGGGTATTGCTTGTGCCAACATCGCAAGTGTCTTGAACCCAGCAAACATCGTCATCGGTGGTGGTGTATCAGCAGCAGGTCAATTCCTCTTGGATGGGGTTCAAAAAGTCTTTGATGAAAATACTTTCCCACAAGTTCGTACTTCAACCCAACTGGTGCTTGCTAATCTTGGAAATGATGCAGGAGTTATTGGAGCTGCGTCACTTGTCCTACAATAG
- a CDS encoding DUF308 domain-containing protein: MQHISKYSLLLSSFLFCGIGFILFVNPIEKIATFSWLISLGFFLISVSRLSRYYRLRTQATLSDPYLFQSAVSLVFAVYLLLYGYKTLPIVFPMTLGIWLLYKSALSLKKAHYLSKRSEELSKKFTFWGLIQLFTGLFLIVSPLSISIFLLHILGLFFFIIGVQSLRLFLKLHNEE; encoded by the coding sequence ATGCAGCATATTAGTAAATACAGTCTATTATTGTCATCATTTTTATTTTGTGGCATTGGATTTATTCTCTTTGTAAATCCAATCGAAAAGATTGCCACCTTTAGCTGGTTGATTTCACTGGGCTTTTTCTTGATTTCAGTTTCGCGTTTGTCACGTTACTACCGTCTACGGACCCAAGCGACCTTGTCAGATCCCTATTTGTTCCAAAGTGCGGTTTCACTGGTCTTTGCAGTCTATCTTTTGCTCTATGGCTACAAGACCTTGCCAATTGTCTTTCCGATGACACTTGGTATTTGGCTCTTGTATAAGTCTGCTTTGAGTTTGAAAAAGGCCCATTACCTTTCCAAACGATCTGAAGAATTATCCAAGAAATTTACATTTTGGGGGCTTATTCAACTGTTTACAGGATTGTTTCTCATTGTTAGTCCTCTATCTATTAGTATCTTCTTGTTACATATTTTGGGATTGTTCTTCTTCATAATTGGCGTTCAATCCTTGAGACTCTTTTTAAAACTTCATAACGAAGAGTAA
- a CDS encoding ABC-F family ATP-binding cassette domain-containing protein: MSDFIVEKLTKSVGDKTVFKDISFIIHELDRIGLIGVNGTGKTTLLDVLSGRSGYDGDRSPFSAKNDYKIGYLTQEPQFDDNKSVLDTVLSEDVKELQLIRQYELLTSQYDESQQAKLEKVMAEMDSLNAWEIESQVKTVLTKLGIQDLSAKVGSLSGGLRRRVQLAQVLLGDHDLLLLDEPTNHLDIDTIEWLTNFLKNSKKTVLFITHDRYFLDNISTRIFELDRAGLVEYQGNYQDYVRLKAEQDERDAALLHKKQQLYKQELTWMRRQPQARATKQQARINRFHDLKKDLSHQTTETDLEMSFETSRIGKKVIEFKDVDFAYDQGPILQQFNLLVQNKDRIGIVGDNGVGKSTLLNLIAGKLQPTAGKVVIGETVRIAYFSQQIEGLDESKRMINFLQEVAEEVKTSAGSTSIAELLEQFLFPRSTHGTLIEKLSGGEKKRLYLLKLLIEKPNVLLLDEPTNDLDIATLTVLENFLQGFGGPVITVSHDRYFLDKVASKILAFENGGIREFFGNYTDYLDEKKFELEMATENSKPEKEKVVKIREEKKRMSYQEKQEWATIESEIEAIENKIATIEAEMNENGSDFGKLASLQRQMDEENEQLLAKYERYEYLSELAEN, encoded by the coding sequence ATGAGCGATTTTATCGTTGAAAAACTAACCAAGTCCGTTGGGGACAAAACGGTCTTTAAGGATATTTCTTTCATCATTCATGAGCTGGATCGGATTGGACTAATCGGGGTTAACGGAACAGGGAAAACAACTCTCTTAGATGTTTTATCAGGTCGTTCAGGCTATGACGGAGATCGTTCTCCTTTTTCTGCAAAGAATGATTATAAGATTGGCTATCTCACTCAAGAACCTCAGTTTGATGATAACAAAAGTGTCCTCGATACAGTGCTGTCAGAAGATGTGAAAGAACTCCAATTGATTCGTCAGTATGAACTGTTGACGAGCCAGTACGATGAGAGTCAGCAAGCTAAACTGGAAAAAGTGATGGCAGAGATGGATTCTCTCAATGCATGGGAAATTGAAAGCCAGGTCAAAACAGTTTTAACTAAACTGGGGATTCAGGATCTATCTGCTAAGGTTGGTAGTTTGTCTGGAGGGTTGCGTCGCCGTGTCCAGCTAGCACAGGTTCTCCTAGGAGACCATGATTTGCTCCTGTTAGATGAACCGACCAACCATTTGGATATTGATACCATCGAATGGTTGACCAATTTTCTAAAGAACTCTAAGAAAACCGTTCTTTTCATCACCCATGACCGTTATTTCTTGGACAATATTTCAACTCGAATTTTTGAACTGGATCGTGCTGGTCTAGTCGAATATCAAGGGAACTACCAAGATTATGTCCGCTTGAAAGCTGAGCAGGACGAGCGAGATGCGGCTCTTCTTCATAAGAAGCAGCAACTGTATAAGCAGGAATTGACTTGGATGCGTCGGCAACCGCAGGCGCGTGCTACTAAGCAACAGGCGCGGATCAATCGTTTCCACGACCTCAAGAAGGACCTATCTCACCAGACTACAGAAACAGATCTGGAAATGTCCTTTGAAACCAGTCGGATCGGTAAGAAAGTCATCGAATTTAAAGATGTCGATTTCGCCTATGACCAGGGCCCTATTCTGCAGCAGTTTAACCTTTTGGTTCAAAACAAGGATCGGATTGGAATTGTGGGAGATAATGGTGTTGGGAAATCGACCCTGCTCAATCTCATTGCTGGGAAACTCCAACCGACTGCTGGGAAGGTTGTTATTGGAGAAACAGTGAGAATTGCTTACTTCTCGCAGCAGATCGAAGGTTTGGATGAAAGCAAGCGGATGATCAACTTCCTGCAAGAAGTAGCGGAAGAGGTTAAGACTAGCGCAGGCTCTACGTCGATTGCTGAGTTGCTGGAGCAATTTCTCTTTCCACGTTCCACTCACGGTACTTTGATAGAGAAACTTTCTGGTGGTGAAAAAAAACGCCTCTATCTCTTGAAACTTCTCATCGAAAAACCAAATGTCTTGCTCTTGGACGAGCCGACCAATGATTTGGATATCGCCACTTTGACGGTGTTAGAGAACTTCCTACAAGGCTTTGGTGGACCAGTCATCACGGTTAGTCATGATCGCTATTTTCTAGACAAGGTCGCTTCTAAGATTCTAGCTTTTGAAAATGGTGGTATCCGCGAATTCTTTGGAAATTATACGGATTACCTAGATGAGAAAAAGTTTGAGCTAGAAATGGCTACAGAAAATAGCAAGCCAGAAAAAGAAAAGGTAGTCAAGATCCGGGAAGAAAAGAAACGGATGAGCTACCAAGAAAAGCAGGAGTGGGCAACCATTGAGAGTGAGATCGAAGCGATTGAAAACAAGATTGCAACTATCGAAGCTGAGATGAATGAGAATGGTTCTGACTTCGGGAAGTTGGCCAGTCTTCAACGTCAGATGGATGAAGAAAATGAGCAACTCTTAGCCAAGTATGAACGTTATGAGTACTTGAGTGAGTTGGCAGAAAACTAA
- a CDS encoding CCA tRNA nucleotidyltransferase — MRLKKLPSEFQEALPILEKIRKAGYEAYFVGGSVRDAILGRPIHDVDIASSSYPEETKAIFERTIDVGIEHGTVLVLENHQEYEITTFRTEDVYVDYRRPSSVSFVRSLEEDLKRRDFTVNAFALSEEGEIIDLFNGMEDLDNRILRAVGVATERFNEDALRIMRGFRFQASLGFDLEEETFKAMTDCAPLLEKISVERVFIELDKLLLAPYWRKGLEGLIASHSYQYLPLLQNSRSSLEKLFQLKMDYNFTSSEQAWAALLLTLDENKVSAFFKKWKTSRDFAKKVEQLVEIYRLREKARLNRRDVYRYDKSLLLSAEELRQAHGLPVDFQVIEELYDALAIHDKHEIVVNGGMLIKEYGLKPGPALGQVISAIEWAIVDGELENDIQAIGDFLSDYLEAKKGEA; from the coding sequence ATGAGATTAAAAAAACTGCCTTCTGAATTTCAGGAGGCTTTGCCAATATTAGAAAAGATTCGAAAAGCTGGGTATGAAGCTTATTTCGTCGGGGGCTCTGTGCGAGATGCTATTTTAGGTCGTCCCATTCACGATGTAGACATCGCTTCCTCCTCTTACCCAGAAGAGACCAAGGCTATTTTCGAGCGGACCATTGATGTCGGGATTGAACACGGGACAGTCTTAGTTTTAGAGAACCATCAGGAATATGAAATTACCACCTTTCGGACAGAGGATGTCTATGTGGATTATCGGAGACCCAGCTCGGTAAGTTTTGTGCGCTCGCTAGAGGAAGATCTTAAGCGCCGAGATTTTACTGTCAACGCCTTTGCTTTGAGTGAAGAAGGGGAAATAATTGATCTGTTCAATGGTATGGAAGATTTGGACAATCGAATTTTAAGAGCTGTTGGAGTGGCAACAGAACGCTTTAATGAGGATGCTCTTCGTATTATGCGTGGATTTCGTTTTCAAGCCAGTCTTGGCTTTGATCTAGAAGAAGAGACCTTTAAAGCTATGACAGATTGCGCCCCCTTGCTAGAAAAGATCTCTGTCGAGCGTGTCTTTATTGAGTTAGATAAGCTCCTCTTAGCTCCTTATTGGCGAAAGGGCTTAGAAGGGCTGATTGCTAGTCATAGCTATCAGTATCTTCCTCTCTTACAGAATAGTCGTTCGTCACTAGAGAAACTTTTCCAACTGAAGATGGACTATAACTTTACGAGTTCGGAGCAAGCATGGGCTGCCTTACTCTTGACCTTAGATGAGAATAAGGTTTCTGCTTTTTTCAAGAAATGGAAAACATCTCGTGACTTCGCTAAGAAGGTGGAGCAGTTGGTTGAAATTTACCGCTTACGAGAAAAGGCTCGTTTAAATCGTCGGGACGTCTACCGCTATGATAAGTCTCTGCTCTTATCAGCGGAAGAACTACGTCAGGCTCATGGATTGCCCGTAGATTTCCAAGTCATTGAGGAATTGTATGATGCTCTAGCTATTCATGATAAGCATGAAATTGTAGTCAATGGTGGGATGTTGATCAAGGAATACGGCTTAAAACCAGGTCCAGCTCTAGGACAAGTGATTTCTGCCATTGAATGGGCCATTGTAGATGGAGAATTAGAGAATGACATTCAAGCGATTGGAGATTTTTTGAGCGACTATCTTGAAGCTAAGAAGGGGGAAGCATGA
- the dapB gene encoding 4-hydroxy-tetrahydrodipicolinate reductase, whose amino-acid sequence MPIKVVIAGFKGRMGQAAYHMVLEDPELELVGLIDPHASENELAGVPVFHDKEGVLMLDADVWIDFTIPKVAYEHTRFALEHGLAPVVGTTGFTTEEITDLIDLSREKNIGGLIAPNFAIGAVLLMQFAAQAAKYFPNVEIIELHHDKKKDAPSGTAVKTAELISQVRQPQGQGAPDEEESLPGARGANYQGMHIHSVRLPGLVAHQEVIFGSQGEGLTLRHDSYDRVSFMTGVNLGVKEVVKRHELVYGLEHLL is encoded by the coding sequence ATGCCAATTAAAGTAGTGATTGCAGGTTTTAAAGGTAGAATGGGCCAAGCGGCTTATCACATGGTGTTAGAAGATCCTGAGCTTGAACTAGTTGGCTTGATTGATCCCCATGCGTCTGAGAATGAGTTGGCGGGTGTTCCAGTCTTCCATGACAAGGAAGGCGTTTTGATGCTGGATGCAGATGTGTGGATTGACTTCACCATCCCTAAAGTTGCCTATGAGCATACCCGCTTTGCTTTGGAGCATGGACTGGCGCCTGTGGTCGGAACGACAGGATTTACAACAGAAGAAATCACTGACTTGATTGATTTATCTCGTGAGAAGAATATTGGAGGGCTCATCGCGCCAAACTTTGCCATTGGGGCGGTCTTGCTCATGCAATTTGCAGCGCAGGCAGCTAAGTACTTTCCAAATGTAGAAATCATTGAGTTGCATCATGATAAAAAGAAGGACGCTCCGAGCGGGACTGCTGTGAAGACGGCTGAGCTTATCAGTCAGGTCCGTCAACCGCAAGGGCAAGGTGCGCCGGACGAAGAAGAAAGTCTGCCAGGAGCTCGTGGTGCCAACTACCAAGGGATGCATATCCATTCGGTTCGCTTGCCTGGTCTGGTAGCCCACCAAGAAGTGATTTTCGGTAGTCAAGGAGAAGGATTGACCTTACGCCACGATTCCTATGATCGGGTGTCCTTCATGACAGGGGTTAATCTAGGAGTAAAAGAAGTAGTCAAGCGTCATGAGCTTGTCTATGGTTTAGAACATCTATTATGA
- a CDS encoding DegV family protein — MKLAVITDSSAYLSDESRRHDNLFVLDIPVVIDGVSYVEGKNLTAEEFYQKMESSSELPKTSQPSIAELEELLAQLESKGYTHVLGIFLSSGISGFYQNIQYLKDEFPNMTIAFPDSKITSAPLGWMAEEAIKWAGEGRSFDEILANIQMQIDGTSAYIMVDDLNHLVKGGRLSNGAAILGNLLSIKPILYFNEEGVIEVYEKVRTEKKAIKRLAEIVKEGTADKDYQIIIIHGNALDKAETLRDILHQDGFAGEIPFATFGSVIGTHLGNHSVAISFVPKI, encoded by the coding sequence ATGAAATTAGCAGTCATCACAGATTCTTCTGCCTATCTATCAGATGAATCAAGAAGACACGATAATTTATTTGTCCTAGATATTCCAGTTGTCATTGATGGAGTATCTTACGTAGAAGGTAAAAACCTGACAGCAGAAGAGTTCTATCAAAAGATGGAATCTTCGTCTGAACTTCCAAAAACTAGTCAACCTAGTATCGCGGAATTAGAAGAACTCTTGGCGCAACTAGAATCAAAAGGCTATACCCATGTTTTAGGAATTTTCCTATCTTCAGGTATTTCTGGTTTCTATCAGAATATCCAGTATTTGAAGGATGAGTTCCCGAACATGACCATCGCTTTCCCAGATTCTAAGATCACCAGTGCTCCGCTTGGCTGGATGGCTGAAGAAGCAATCAAATGGGCAGGTGAAGGTCGGTCATTTGATGAAATTCTAGCTAATATCCAGATGCAAATCGATGGGACTTCTGCCTACATCATGGTAGATGATCTCAACCATTTGGTCAAAGGGGGCCGTCTTTCTAATGGAGCTGCGATCCTTGGGAATCTTCTCAGCATTAAGCCGATCCTCTATTTTAACGAGGAAGGTGTGATTGAAGTGTATGAGAAAGTTCGTACCGAGAAAAAAGCAATCAAACGTTTAGCTGAGATTGTCAAAGAAGGAACAGCGGATAAAGACTATCAAATCATTATCATTCACGGGAATGCACTGGATAAAGCGGAAACACTTCGTGATATTCTTCATCAAGATGGTTTTGCTGGTGAGATTCCATTTGCGACCTTTGGCAGTGTCATTGGCACGCATTTAGGAAATCATAGCGTTGCTATTAGTTTTGTACCGAAAATATAA
- a CDS encoding DUF1149 family protein yields the protein MDIQREKEFVSQYHYDARNFEWEKENGTPETKVDVNFQLIQRDTELKTTSLIVILTYMIVFDGFVISGTITQINHIHNRLVSEPSEFSKEEVEELARPCLNMLNRLTYEVTEIALDLPGINLEF from the coding sequence ATGGATATCCAACGTGAAAAAGAATTTGTCAGCCAGTATCATTATGATGCTCGTAACTTTGAATGGGAAAAAGAAAATGGTACTCCCGAGACAAAAGTAGACGTCAACTTTCAATTGATTCAACGCGATACAGAGTTAAAGACAACCTCTTTAATTGTCATTTTGACCTATATGATTGTCTTTGATGGCTTTGTCATCAGCGGGACCATTACCCAAATCAACCACATTCACAATCGTTTAGTCAGCGAGCCAAGCGAATTCAGCAAAGAAGAAGTAGAAGAATTAGCTCGTCCTTGCTTGAATATGCTGAACCGTCTGACCTATGAAGTTACTGAAATCGCCCTTGATTTACCAGGAATCAATTTGGAGTTTTAA
- a CDS encoding PTS fructose transporter subunit IIABC: protein MKIQDVLNKNVMLFDLQATDKEGVINEMVQSLVDNGVVKDFEAFKAGIMNREAQTSTGLGEGIAMPHSKNEAVKEATVLFAKSNKGVDYASLDGQPTDLFFMIAAPEGANDTHLAALAELSKYLMKPGFADKLRQVSTPDQVIAVFDAEEQEAAAEEAKKAEAGKEAASSDKPLIVAVTACTTGIAHTYMAEEALIKKGEEMGVTVRVETNGASGVGNRLTAEEIAKAEGVIIAADKAVETARFNGKKLISKPVAAGIRQTEELIQTILDGKADVFHAENAAEASASQEKLSLGGAFYKHLMSGVSQMLPFVIGGGILIALAFLIDQILGVPQDQLSQLGSYHELAAQFKTIGGAAFGFMLPVLAGYIGFSIAEKPGFVAGFIAGSIASSGSAFGNIAFGAAKGELPAAVSSGFLGALVGGFLAGGVVLFLRKALAGLPRSLDGIRSILLLPLLGVGLTGFLMFLINIPMSAINTSLNNFLTSLSGSSAVLLGLLVGGMMAVDMGGPVNKAAYVFGTSTLTASALTSGGSTVMAAVMAAGMVPPLAVFVATVLFKDKFTEEERNSGLTNIIMGLSFITEGAIPFGAADPARAIPSFIAGSALTGALVGLAGLKLMAPHGGIFVIALTSNPLLYILFVLIGAVVSGILFGLLRKPKN from the coding sequence ATGAAAATTCAAGACGTTTTAAATAAAAACGTGATGTTGTTTGATCTTCAAGCAACAGATAAAGAAGGCGTGATCAATGAGATGGTCCAATCGCTCGTCGACAATGGTGTGGTGAAAGATTTTGAAGCTTTCAAAGCTGGCATCATGAACCGTGAAGCGCAAACTTCCACTGGTTTGGGTGAGGGGATTGCTATGCCTCACAGCAAAAACGAAGCTGTAAAAGAAGCAACGGTCTTGTTTGCAAAATCAAATAAGGGTGTTGACTATGCATCGCTTGATGGTCAACCAACTGACTTGTTCTTCATGATCGCGGCTCCAGAAGGGGCAAACGACACTCACTTGGCAGCTCTTGCTGAATTGTCTAAGTACTTGATGAAGCCAGGATTTGCAGACAAACTTCGCCAAGTAAGCACTCCTGATCAAGTGATCGCAGTTTTCGACGCAGAAGAGCAAGAAGCTGCAGCTGAAGAAGCTAAAAAAGCAGAAGCTGGCAAAGAAGCAGCCTCATCTGACAAACCATTGATTGTTGCTGTTACAGCATGTACAACAGGTATCGCCCACACTTACATGGCAGAAGAAGCCCTCATCAAAAAAGGTGAAGAAATGGGTGTTACAGTCCGTGTTGAAACCAACGGGGCATCCGGTGTCGGCAACCGCTTGACAGCAGAAGAAATCGCCAAAGCTGAAGGAGTGATCATTGCAGCAGATAAAGCAGTTGAAACGGCTCGTTTCAATGGCAAAAAATTGATCTCTAAACCAGTCGCAGCCGGTATCCGCCAGACAGAAGAATTGATCCAAACCATCTTAGACGGCAAAGCAGATGTCTTCCACGCTGAAAATGCAGCAGAAGCTAGCGCTAGCCAAGAAAAATTGAGCTTGGGTGGAGCCTTCTACAAACACTTGATGAGTGGGGTTTCTCAAATGCTTCCATTCGTAATCGGTGGTGGTATTTTGATCGCCCTTGCCTTCTTGATTGACCAAATTCTTGGAGTTCCTCAAGATCAATTGTCTCAACTTGGTTCATACCATGAATTAGCAGCTCAATTTAAAACAATCGGTGGTGCAGCCTTTGGCTTTATGCTTCCTGTACTTGCAGGTTACATCGGATTCTCCATCGCTGAAAAACCTGGTTTTGTAGCAGGGTTTATTGCAGGATCTATTGCTAGCTCAGGGTCAGCCTTTGGTAACATCGCTTTCGGTGCTGCTAAAGGTGAATTACCAGCAGCCGTATCATCTGGCTTCCTTGGCGCTTTGGTTGGTGGTTTCCTTGCAGGTGGAGTCGTTCTCTTCCTTCGTAAAGCACTTGCAGGTCTTCCACGCTCACTCGATGGGATCCGCTCTATCCTTCTCTTGCCATTACTTGGTGTTGGTTTGACAGGATTCTTGATGTTTCTTATCAACATTCCAATGTCAGCGATCAATACCTCTTTGAACAACTTCTTGACTAGCTTATCAGGTAGCTCGGCAGTTCTTCTTGGTCTCCTTGTTGGTGGTATGATGGCTGTCGATATGGGTGGACCAGTCAACAAAGCGGCTTATGTATTCGGTACAAGTACGTTGACAGCTTCAGCACTTACTAGTGGTGGTTCAACCGTTATGGCAGCCGTTATGGCAGCTGGTATGGTTCCTCCATTGGCAGTCTTTGTAGCAACTGTCTTATTCAAAGACAAATTTACAGAAGAAGAGCGCAACTCAGGTTTGACAAACATTATCATGGGTCTTTCCTTCATCACAGAAGGTGCCATTCCATTCGGTGCAGCTGACCCAGCTCGTGCCATCCCAAGCTTCATCGCAGGTTCAGCATTGACAGGTGCCCTTGTTGGTCTCGCAGGATTGAAACTGATGGCTCCTCACGGAGGAATCTTCGTTATTGCCCTTACTTCAAATCCGCTTCTTTACATCTTGTTCGTATTGATCGGTGCAGTCGTAAGTGGTATCTTGTTCGGATTGCTTCGCAAACCTAAAAATTAA
- the pfkB gene encoding 1-phosphofructokinase, with translation MIYTVTLNPAIDYIVRLDHVETGAVNRMASEDKFAGGKGINVSRVLNRLDIENTATGFIGGFTGRFIEDVLTSEAISTNFVTVDQDTRINVKIKADEETEINGNGPEVTEGQLQELLSILSNLTADDVVVFAGSAPSSLGNAVYKQLIAATRATGAQVVCDFEGQTLIDSLEFNPQLVKPNNHELGAIFGVTLTELPEIERYAKEILAKGAQNVIISMAGDGALLVSPSGTYFAKPIKGQVKNSVGAGDSMVAGFTGKLATTGDVIEAFKWGVACGTATTFSDDLATADYIKEIYEKVEVEKL, from the coding sequence TTGATTTATACAGTAACACTGAATCCTGCCATTGACTATATTGTCCGTCTCGATCATGTAGAGACAGGGGCGGTCAATCGGATGGCTTCGGAAGATAAATTCGCCGGTGGTAAGGGAATCAATGTCAGTCGTGTCTTGAACCGACTCGATATCGAGAACACAGCAACTGGGTTTATAGGTGGTTTCACAGGACGCTTTATCGAAGACGTGCTAACAAGCGAAGCTATTTCAACTAACTTTGTGACCGTGGACCAAGACACCCGGATTAATGTCAAGATCAAAGCCGATGAGGAGACAGAGATCAATGGCAATGGTCCAGAAGTGACAGAAGGTCAGTTGCAAGAACTACTCAGTATCCTATCCAACTTGACAGCAGATGATGTGGTAGTATTTGCAGGCTCTGCCCCATCTTCACTTGGAAATGCTGTTTACAAACAATTGATTGCAGCAACCCGTGCGACAGGCGCACAAGTGGTTTGCGACTTTGAAGGGCAGACCTTGATTGACTCCTTGGAGTTCAATCCCCAATTGGTCAAACCAAACAACCATGAATTGGGAGCCATTTTTGGAGTGACCTTGACGGAATTGCCAGAAATTGAACGCTACGCCAAAGAAATCTTGGCCAAAGGAGCACAAAACGTCATTATTTCCATGGCGGGCGATGGAGCACTTCTAGTCAGTCCAAGTGGTACTTATTTCGCAAAACCAATCAAGGGTCAAGTGAAGAATTCGGTCGGGGCTGGCGATTCTATGGTAGCAGGCTTCACTGGGAAGCTCGCAACGACAGGAGATGTCATCGAAGCCTTCAAATGGGGCGTGGCTTGTGGAACAGCGACCACCTTCTCAGATGATTTGGCGACAGCGGACTATATCAAAGAAATTTATGAAAAAGTAGAGGTAGAAAAACTATGA